A single genomic interval of Oncorhynchus gorbuscha isolate QuinsamMale2020 ecotype Even-year linkage group LG25, OgorEven_v1.0, whole genome shotgun sequence harbors:
- the LOC124014624 gene encoding N-alpha-acetyltransferase 38, NatC auxiliary subunit-like isoform X2, translating to MATMIEENGPSTHGQSELSSSSSRVRQKLESLLNKNMRIRMTDGRTLVGLFLCTDRDCNVILGSAQEFLKSSDSFSQGEPRVLGLAMIPGHHVVSIEVESDTLADTQGFGGSH from the exons ATGGCAACAATGATTGAAGAAAATGGTCCATCAACTCAT GGGCAGAGTGAActgtcttcctcttcttccaGAGTGCGTCAGAAGCTGGAGAGCCTGCTGAACAAGAACATGAGAATCAGAATGACAGACGGACGGACGCTGGTGGGACTGTTCTTGTGCACAGATAGAGACTGCAACGTCATCCTGGGGTCCGCTCAGGAGTTCCTCAAATCCTCAG ACTCCTTCTCCCAGGGTGAGCCCAGAGTGCTGGGGTTAGCCATGATTCCCGGCCACCACGTGGTCTCCATCGAGGTGGAGTCAGACACCCTGGCCGACACACAGGGGTTTGGGGGCAGCCACTGA
- the LOC124014624 gene encoding N-alpha-acetyltransferase 38, NatC auxiliary subunit-like isoform X3 produces the protein MVHQLIVRQKLESLLNKNMRIRMTDGRTLVGLFLCTDRDCNVILGSAQEFLKSSDSFSQGEPRVLGLAMIPGHHVVSIEVESDTLADTQGFGGSH, from the exons ATGGTCCATCAACTCAT AGTGCGTCAGAAGCTGGAGAGCCTGCTGAACAAGAACATGAGAATCAGAATGACAGACGGACGGACGCTGGTGGGACTGTTCTTGTGCACAGATAGAGACTGCAACGTCATCCTGGGGTCCGCTCAGGAGTTCCTCAAATCCTCAG ACTCCTTCTCCCAGGGTGAGCCCAGAGTGCTGGGGTTAGCCATGATTCCCGGCCACCACGTGGTCTCCATCGAGGTGGAGTCAGACACCCTGGCCGACACACAGGGGTTTGGGGGCAGCCACTGA
- the LOC124014624 gene encoding N-alpha-acetyltransferase 38, NatC auxiliary subunit-like isoform X1 translates to MWTKISKSFNLLGVTVGIVGQFEVQHISHPWIEGQSELSSSSSRVRQKLESLLNKNMRIRMTDGRTLVGLFLCTDRDCNVILGSAQEFLKSSDSFSQGEPRVLGLAMIPGHHVVSIEVESDTLADTQGFGGSH, encoded by the exons ATGTGGACGAAAATTAGCAAATCGTTCAATCTTCTCGGTGTAACAGTTGGGATAGTGGGACAATTTGAAGTACAACACATTTCTCATCCCTGGATTGAG GGGCAGAGTGAActgtcttcctcttcttccaGAGTGCGTCAGAAGCTGGAGAGCCTGCTGAACAAGAACATGAGAATCAGAATGACAGACGGACGGACGCTGGTGGGACTGTTCTTGTGCACAGATAGAGACTGCAACGTCATCCTGGGGTCCGCTCAGGAGTTCCTCAAATCCTCAG ACTCCTTCTCCCAGGGTGAGCCCAGAGTGCTGGGGTTAGCCATGATTCCCGGCCACCACGTGGTCTCCATCGAGGTGGAGTCAGACACCCTGGCCGACACACAGGGGTTTGGGGGCAGCCACTGA
- the dnajc3b gene encoding dnaJ homolog subfamily C member 3b: protein MESGRRKGLSGVLSSLSLLCVILDLQLDGVLGATHVEIEQHLEMGRKLLAAGQLAEALSHYHSAVEGDSKNYLTYYKRAAVFLAMGKSKSALPDLTRAIQLKPDFLAARLQRGNIFLKQGNTQEAREDFEAVLQRSPDQDEARNQLMRANELEELQEEAHAAHHRGDYSTTITVLDRVVELSPWDPESRELRAECYIRLGDPRKAIQDLTPTTRLRNDNRGAFLKLSTLHYDLGEHQESLGHVRECLKLDQDDKECLSRYKQVKKLSKQLDSAEEHIQEERYQDAIDKYESVMRTEPNVLYYTNKAKERICFCLVKNKMPAMAIDICSEAHQRDPRNINILRDRAEAFILNQDYEKAVEDYQEAREFDMENNEIREGLERAQKLLKLSRKRDYYKILGVNRSANKQEIIKAYRKLAQQWHPDNFREESEKKEAEKRFIDIASAKEVLTDPEMRQKFDSGEDPLDPESQQGGGQGGQGWPFHFNPFESGGNYHFKFHH, encoded by the exons ATGGAGTCGGGGCGACGGAAAGGTCTCAGCGGGGTCCTGTCCTCCTTGTCACTGCTCTGTGTCATTCTGGACCTCCAGTTGGACG GTGTCTTGGGGGCAACTCATGTGGAGATTGAGCAGCACTTGGAGATGGGCCGTAAACTGTTGGCTGCCGGTCAACTGGCGGAGGCCCTGTCCCACTACCACTCTGCAGTGG AGGGTGACTCTAAGAACTACCTGACCTACTACAAGCGGGCAGCTGTGTTCCTGGCTATGGGAAAGTCCAAATCTGCCCTGCCGGATCTGACCAGAGCCATCCAGCTCAAACCTGACTTTCTTGCT GCCAGACTGCAGAGAGGGAATATCTTCTTGAAGCAGGGTAACACCCAGGAGGCCCGGGAGGACTTTGAGGCTGTG CTGCAGCGATCCCCTGACCAGGACGAGGCGCGGAACCAGCTGATGAGGGCCAACGAGCTTGAGGAGCTGCAGGAGGAGGCCCACGCGGCCCACCACAGAGGAGACTACAGCACCACCATCACTGTCCTAGACCGCGTCGTAGAG CTCTCCCCCTGGGACCCTGAGTCTCGGGAGCTCCGGGCTGAATGCTACATTCGTCTGGGAGACCCTCGGAAGGCCATCCAAGACCTGACCCCCACCACCCGGCTGAGGAACGACAACCGAGGTGCCTTCCTCAAGCTCAGCACCCTGCACTATGACCTGGGGGAGCACCAGGAGTCACTAGG TCATGTCAGGGAGTGTCTGAAGCTGGATCAGGATGACAAGGAGTGTTTATCCCGTTACAAACAGGTAAAGAAGCTCAGCAAGCAGCTGGACTCTGCCGAGGAGCACATCCAGGAGGAAAG GTATCAGGATGCCATAGACAAGTATGAGTCTGTGATGAGGACCGAGCCTAATGTCCTCTACTACACCAATAAGGCCAAGGAGAGAATCTGCTTCTGCCTGGTCAAG AACAAGATGCCTGCTATGGCAATAGACATTTGCTCAGAGGCCCACCAGAGAGACCCACGCAACATCAACATCCTCCGAGACAGAGCTGAGGCCTTCATCCTCAACCAGGACTACGAGAAAG CGGTGGAGGACTACCAGGAAGCGAGGGAGTTTGACATGGAGAACAATGAGATCAGGGAAGGTCTGGAGCGAGCCCAGAAACTGCTCAAGCTCTCCCGGAAGAGGGACTATTACAAGATCCTTGGTGTCAATAG GAGTGCCAACAAACAGGAAATAATCAAGGCGTACAGGAAACTGGCCCAACAGTGGCATCCTGACAACTTCAGAGAGGAGTCGgaaaagaaggaggcagagaagaggttTATCGACATCGCCTCTGCTAAAGAGGTGCTCACCGACCCAG AAATGCGCCAGAAGTTTGACTCTGGTGAGGACCCCCTGGACCCAGAGAGTCAACAGGGAGGCGGTCAGGGTGGCCAGGGATGGCCCTTCCACTTCAACCCCTTCGAGTCTGGCGGCAACTACCACTTCAAGTTCCACCACTAG
- the cldn15a gene encoding claudin-15a produces MDPIVEVAALLLGFLGWVMVGIAIPNRYWKVSTVDGSVITTSTIYENLWMSCATDSTGVHNCHEFPSLLALNGYIQASRALMIAAIIFGSIGLLATLIGMQCSKAAGENMVLKGRIAGVGGVLFLLQGLCTMISVSWYAFNITQDFFNPLYPGIKYEIGEGLYIGWCSAVLAIVGGSCLTCACKLGTSEKQSYPYQPRGTVYSGNAPSQSQAATSYGRNAYV; encoded by the exons ATGGATCCAATAGTGGAGGTCGCCGCCTTGCTGCTTGGGTTTCTGGGATGGGTGATGGTGGGGATAGCTATACCCAACCGTTACTGGAAGGTTTCCACCGTTGATGGGAGCGTCATCACTACCTCCACCATCTATGAGAACCTATGGATGTCCTGTGCCACGGACTCTACAGGTGTCCACAACTGCCACGAGTTCCCCTCTCTGCTCGCCCTGAATG GATATATCCAAGCGTCTCGAGCACTAATGATTGCTGCGATTATTTTCGGATCTATCGGGCTCCTTGCAACCCTGATCGGGATGCAGTGTTCTAAAGCAGCTGGAGAGAACATGGTTCTAAAGGGTAGAATAGCTGGTGTTGGAGGTGTCCTATTCTTGCTTCAGG gccTGTGTACAATGATCTCAGTATCTTGGTATGCTTTCAACATCACCCAGGACTTTTTTAATCCATTATATCCCGGGATAAA GTATGAGATTGGAGAGGGCCTCTACATTGGCTGGTGCTCTGCTGTTCTTGCTATCGTTGGGGGATCTTGTTTGACATGTGCCTGCAAACTGGGCACGTCTGAGAAACA ATCTTACCCCTACCAGCCCAGGGGCACAGTGTACTCTGGCAATGCACCATCGCAGAGTCAGGCTGCCACTTCCTATGGCCGGAACGCCTACGTttga